In the Fusobacterium sp. DD2 genome, one interval contains:
- a CDS encoding NAD(P)/FAD-dependent oxidoreductase: MFDVIIIGAGIMGAATAYELAKYNLKVMVLEKEHDVSNGTSKANSGIVHAGYDATEGTLMAKYNALGNEMYEDLCKEIDAPFKRTGSFVLAFSEEDREHLNLLYNRGITNGIPGMQLLEREDVLKMEPNINPEVKAALYAPTAGVTSPWEVTIKLLENAVLNGAELKTDAKVEKIERIAEGFKVILSNKEELTAKVVVNAAGVYADDINNMVSSKKIKITPRAGEYFLLDKVQGNLVNKVIFQCPTKVGKGVLVSPTVHGNLIVGPTATTQDDKDYVGNTLEAFDFIKATAVKSVKNINFRDNIKNFSGLRAEADIPDFIIGEVEDVPFFFNIAGTKSPGLTSAPAIGLDVANMIVEKLGNPAKKAEHKKNKPHIYFMELSPEEKAEVIKKDPRYGRIICRCESITEGEIVDVIHRMVGAKTVDGIKKRCRPGMGRCQGGFCGPRVQEILARELHENLDDIVLDKVGSYILTGETKKQEEL; this comes from the coding sequence ATGTTTGACGTTATTATTATTGGAGCAGGTATAATGGGAGCTGCTACCGCTTACGAACTAGCTAAATATAACTTAAAAGTTATGGTATTAGAAAAGGAACACGATGTTTCTAATGGTACAAGTAAAGCAAACTCAGGAATCGTTCACGCTGGATATGATGCTACTGAGGGAACTTTAATGGCAAAATACAATGCATTAGGTAATGAGATGTATGAGGATCTATGTAAAGAGATAGATGCTCCATTCAAAAGAACTGGTTCTTTTGTTTTAGCATTTTCTGAGGAGGATAGAGAACATCTAAATTTACTATACAACAGAGGAATAACTAATGGTATCCCAGGAATGCAACTTCTAGAAAGAGAAGATGTATTAAAGATGGAACCTAATATCAACCCAGAAGTGAAAGCTGCTCTGTATGCTCCTACTGCTGGAGTAACAAGCCCTTGGGAAGTTACAATAAAATTACTTGAAAATGCTGTATTAAATGGTGCAGAACTTAAAACTGATGCAAAAGTTGAAAAAATAGAAAGAATTGCTGAAGGATTCAAAGTTATCCTTTCTAATAAAGAAGAACTTACTGCTAAAGTTGTTGTAAATGCTGCCGGTGTTTATGCTGATGATATTAACAACATGGTAAGCTCTAAAAAAATAAAAATAACTCCTAGAGCTGGAGAATACTTCTTACTTGATAAAGTTCAAGGAAATCTAGTTAACAAAGTAATCTTCCAATGCCCTACAAAAGTTGGTAAAGGAGTTCTAGTATCTCCAACAGTACACGGAAACTTAATAGTTGGACCAACAGCTACTACTCAAGATGACAAAGACTATGTTGGAAATACATTAGAAGCTTTTGACTTTATAAAAGCAACAGCTGTAAAAAGTGTTAAAAACATTAATTTCAGAGATAATATCAAAAACTTCTCTGGACTTAGAGCAGAAGCAGATATTCCTGATTTCATAATAGGAGAAGTTGAAGATGTTCCATTCTTCTTTAACATTGCAGGAACTAAATCTCCAGGACTTACATCAGCTCCAGCAATTGGACTGGATGTAGCAAATATGATAGTTGAAAAACTTGGAAATCCAGCTAAAAAAGCTGAACACAAGAAAAATAAACCTCATATCTACTTTATGGAATTATCACCTGAAGAAAAAGCTGAAGTAATTAAAAAAGACCCTAGATATGGAAGAATAATCTGTAGATGTGAAAGCATTACTGAGGGAGAAATAGTTGATGTTATCCATAGAATGGTTGGAGCTAAAACAGTAGATGGAATCAAGAAAAGATGTAGACCAGGTATGGGTAGATGTCAAGGTGGATTCTGTGGTCCTAGAGTACAAGAGATACTTGCAAGAGAATTACATGAAAATCTAGATGATATTGTTTTAGATAAAGTAGGTTCTTATATACTTACTGGAGAAACTAAGAAGCAGGAGGAACTATAA
- a CDS encoding FAD-dependent oxidoreductase has protein sequence MKFDLVVIGGGPGGLAAAIEAKKNGVDSILVIERDKELGGILQQCIHNGFGLHEFKEELTGPEYAERFIKELAKMNIEYKLDTMVLDITPEKMVHAINTKDGYMAIEAKAVILAMGCRERTRGAISIPGERPAGIFTAGTAQRFINMEGYMVGKKVVILGSGDIGLIMARRMTLEGAEVKAVVELMPFSGGLARNIAQCLNDYNIPLYLSHTVIDIQGKERLNKVVIAKVDENRRPIPGTEIEYDCDTLLLSVGLIPENDISRNTGIAIDRRTSGPIVNEMMETSIPGIFACGNVVHVHDLVDFVSAEARKAGKAAAKYIKDEAVDGEYVELKTGFGITYTVPQKYRLENIENALEISMRVNNIYKNMRLQVKDGDRVLVNMKKQHLAPGEMEKVMVPKKLLEGVQGKELVVTLVEEKGDK, from the coding sequence ATGAAATTTGATTTAGTTGTAATAGGTGGAGGACCAGGAGGTCTTGCTGCTGCAATAGAAGCAAAGAAAAATGGTGTAGACAGTATTTTAGTAATAGAAAGAGATAAAGAACTTGGTGGAATTTTACAACAATGTATCCACAATGGATTCGGATTACACGAATTCAAAGAAGAATTAACAGGTCCTGAGTATGCTGAAAGATTTATAAAAGAATTAGCAAAAATGAATATAGAGTATAAACTTGATACAATGGTACTTGATATCACTCCTGAAAAAATGGTTCATGCTATAAATACAAAAGATGGATATATGGCTATTGAAGCTAAAGCTGTTATCCTTGCAATGGGATGTAGAGAAAGAACTAGAGGAGCTATATCTATTCCAGGTGAAAGACCTGCAGGAATCTTTACAGCTGGTACAGCTCAAAGATTTATAAACATGGAAGGATACATGGTTGGTAAAAAAGTAGTTATCCTTGGATCTGGAGATATCGGATTAATTATGGCAAGAAGAATGACTCTTGAAGGAGCAGAAGTTAAAGCAGTTGTTGAACTTATGCCATTCTCAGGAGGACTTGCAAGAAACATTGCTCAATGTCTAAATGACTATAATATTCCTTTATATCTAAGCCACACAGTAATTGATATTCAGGGAAAAGAAAGACTTAACAAAGTTGTAATAGCAAAAGTTGATGAAAATAGAAGACCTATTCCAGGTACTGAAATAGAATATGATTGTGATACATTACTTCTTTCTGTTGGATTAATCCCAGAAAATGATATTTCTAGAAACACTGGAATTGCAATTGACAGAAGAACATCTGGACCAATTGTTAATGAAATGATGGAAACAAGTATCCCAGGAATATTTGCTTGTGGAAACGTTGTACACGTTCATGACCTTGTTGACTTCGTTAGTGCTGAAGCTAGAAAAGCTGGTAAAGCTGCTGCTAAGTATATTAAAGATGAAGCTGTTGATGGAGAATATGTAGAACTTAAAACTGGATTTGGAATTACATATACAGTCCCTCAAAAATACAGATTGGAAAATATAGAAAACGCTCTTGAAATTTCAATGAGAGTAAACAATATCTACAAAAATATGAGACTTCAAGTTAAAGATGGAGACAGAGTATTAGTTAACATGAAAAAACAACACCTTGCTCCAGGAGAAATGGAAAAAGTTATGGTTCCTAAAAAACTATTAGAAGGTGTTCAAGGTAAAGAACTGGTAGTTACTCTTGTAGAAGAGAAAGGAGATAAGTAA
- a CDS encoding DUF1667 domain-containing protein produces the protein MIKEMVCIVCPMGCHLEIDTKTLEVTGNTCPRGEAYAKEELTAPKRVITSTVKIEGGIHKRLPVKTSTSIPKELNFKCMELLNNIVVKSPVKHGQVLIKDVLGTGADIIACRDM, from the coding sequence ATGATAAAAGAAATGGTATGTATTGTATGTCCTATGGGATGTCATCTTGAAATAGACACTAAAACTTTAGAGGTAACTGGAAACACTTGCCCTAGAGGTGAAGCTTATGCAAAAGAAGAACTTACAGCTCCAAAAAGAGTTATCACTTCTACAGTAAAAATTGAAGGTGGAATTCACAAAAGACTACCTGTTAAAACAAGTACAAGTATTCCTAAAGAATTAAATTTTAAATGTATGGAACTTCTAAATAATATCGTAGTAAAATCTCCTGTTAAACACGGTCAAGTGCTTATTAAAGACGTACTTGGAACAGGTGCAGATATAATAGCTTGCAGAGATATGTAG
- a CDS encoding antitoxin produces MDNLIITVGTSLIENYIAHNENKDITKENILKFYEEERIEDFRDKRYASEIISVENLREKGIFSGEHLYMINHDTVNGKLAGEVLEEFFLKKGIVKEVTRKSISKVDKRHPVEFRTEGLKNLVEEISNIVDKVINKYNIAVCTVGGYTAEIFMVSLMAQILGIKSYFMFREFEDVTEIPPLPIKIDYNYYLENKEFFNKIASSKPVEKAKVEEYLQQEVELSYFIEDRIIDGKEYVELSAIGYYYLKTVKNSHHLPRRTTNVNINDKEIPSSTITARPPELEDMIKMLKASPYVNKLKVVFYNPNRKLKVSKFFILDSDDFESTLALEMKTSVGGFRIDIYTVASTKREYEALMIYFNENFL; encoded by the coding sequence TTGGATAATCTGATTATTACAGTGGGTACTAGTTTAATAGAGAACTATATCGCCCATAATGAAAATAAAGATATCACCAAAGAAAACATTTTAAAATTTTATGAAGAAGAAAGAATAGAGGACTTCAGAGACAAGAGATACGCTTCTGAGATTATCTCAGTAGAAAATCTTAGAGAGAAGGGTATCTTCTCTGGAGAACACCTTTATATGATTAACCATGATACAGTAAATGGTAAACTTGCGGGAGAAGTTCTTGAAGAGTTTTTCCTAAAAAAAGGAATTGTAAAAGAGGTTACAAGAAAATCAATAAGCAAAGTTGATAAAAGACACCCAGTTGAATTTAGAACTGAAGGACTTAAAAATCTTGTTGAAGAAATCAGTAACATTGTTGATAAAGTAATTAACAAATATAATATTGCTGTTTGCACTGTTGGTGGATATACAGCTGAAATATTTATGGTAAGTCTTATGGCTCAAATTCTTGGTATCAAATCATATTTCATGTTTAGAGAATTTGAAGACGTTACTGAAATACCACCACTACCTATTAAAATAGACTACAACTACTATCTTGAAAATAAAGAATTTTTCAACAAAATTGCATCTAGCAAACCAGTTGAAAAAGCTAAAGTTGAAGAATACTTACAGCAGGAAGTAGAACTTAGCTATTTTATAGAAGACAGAATTATAGATGGAAAAGAATATGTTGAGTTATCTGCTATTGGATATTATTATCTAAAAACTGTCAAAAACTCACATCATCTTCCTAGAAGAACAACAAATGTAAATATCAACGATAAAGAGATTCCTTCTTCTACAATTACTGCAAGACCACCTGAACTTGAAGATATGATAAAGATGTTAAAAGCATCTCCATATGTTAATAAGTTAAAAGTGGTATTCTATAACCCAAATAGAAAATTAAAAGTTTCTAAATTCTTTATTCTTGACAGTGATGATTTCGAAAGCACTCTTGCTTTAGAAATGAAAACTTCTGTTGGAGGATTTAGAATAGATATATATACAGTAGCTTCTACTAAGCGTGAATATGAAGCTCTAATGATTTATTTTAACGAAAACTTCCTTTAA
- the manA gene encoding mannose-6-phosphate isomerase, class I, whose product MYPIKFEKHLVKKVWGGREFETILGISLPENEKIGESWEVSCHKNGLSIIKNGEFKGKTLEEIVKEYKGEILGEEIYDKYGDKFPLLIKFLDINDRLSVQVHPDDKYALEKEGEFGKSECWYILDASSDARLILGIKDGIDRENFIEKSRKRDFTDLFNCVSVKKGDFINITPGLVHASLSGSILLCEIQQNSDTTYRIYDFDRVVDGKLRPLHLDKAYDVIEFDKKPEMSREEDREKIEVSRGSKELLVKSPYFTVEKIKLKGKYRDEKYKNFKIYSVIDGEGSVRTEEKIYRIGKGETLFIPANLEVTLDGNIEILKSYI is encoded by the coding sequence ATGTATCCAATTAAATTTGAAAAACATCTGGTAAAAAAAGTATGGGGAGGACGTGAGTTTGAAACTATACTTGGAATTTCCCTCCCTGAAAATGAAAAAATAGGGGAATCATGGGAAGTTAGTTGCCATAAGAATGGACTTTCTATAATAAAAAATGGAGAGTTCAAAGGAAAAACTTTAGAAGAGATTGTAAAAGAATATAAAGGTGAAATTTTAGGTGAGGAGATATATGATAAATATGGAGATAAATTTCCTCTGCTTATAAAATTTTTAGATATCAATGACAGACTTTCTGTACAGGTTCATCCAGATGATAAATATGCTCTTGAAAAAGAGGGAGAGTTTGGAAAAAGTGAGTGTTGGTATATTTTAGATGCAAGTAGTGATGCCAGACTTATTTTAGGAATAAAAGATGGAATAGATAGAGAAAACTTTATTGAAAAAAGTAGAAAACGTGATTTTACAGATCTATTTAACTGCGTATCTGTAAAAAAAGGTGATTTTATAAATATTACACCTGGTCTTGTGCATGCAAGTTTAAGTGGAAGTATATTACTATGTGAAATACAGCAAAACTCAGATACTACATATAGAATATATGACTTTGACAGAGTTGTAGATGGTAAATTAAGACCTTTGCACCTGGATAAGGCATATGATGTTATAGAGTTTGATAAAAAGCCTGAAATGAGTAGAGAAGAGGACAGGGAGAAAATAGAAGTTTCCAGAGGAAGTAAAGAGCTTCTTGTTAAATCTCCATATTTTACAGTTGAAAAGATTAAACTAAAAGGTAAGTATAGAGATGAAAAGTACAAGAACTTTAAAATCTATTCAGTAATAGATGGAGAGGGGTCAGTTAGAACTGAGGAAAAAATCTATAGAATAGGAAAAGGAGAGACTCTGTTTATACCAGCTAATCTGGAAGTAACATTAGATGGAAATATAGAGATATTAAAATCATATATATAA
- a CDS encoding ROK family protein, translating to MRLGSIEAGGTKFVCAIGNENGEVFERGVFPTTSPEETMEKVIEFFKGKEIEAMGVGCFGPLSLNPKNKDYGAITTTPKVLWQNYNIVNKLKEHFNIPIGFDTDVNIAALGEYTWGGAKGLDSCFYMTVGTGVGAGIIAEGKMIHGLLHPEVGHMIVPKHPEDDFEGICPFHKNCLEGLACGPAIEKRWGKKGHELPADHKAWDIEAYYLSIAVVETIVMLSPEKIILGGGVMKQSQLFEKIRKQVKEMLNGYINVSEITENIDEYIIYPKLGDNAGISGGLALAKQVLQK from the coding sequence ATGAGGTTAGGGTCAATTGAAGCAGGAGGAACAAAGTTTGTCTGTGCTATAGGAAATGAAAATGGAGAAGTATTTGAAAGAGGAGTATTTCCTACTACATCTCCTGAAGAAACAATGGAAAAAGTTATTGAGTTTTTTAAAGGTAAAGAGATTGAAGCAATGGGTGTTGGATGCTTTGGTCCTTTAAGTTTAAATCCAAAAAATAAAGATTATGGAGCTATAACAACTACACCAAAAGTATTGTGGCAAAATTATAATATTGTAAATAAGCTTAAAGAACATTTTAATATTCCAATAGGTTTTGATACAGATGTAAACATAGCTGCACTTGGAGAGTACACATGGGGAGGAGCTAAAGGTCTTGATTCATGTTTTTATATGACAGTTGGAACTGGAGTTGGAGCTGGAATAATAGCTGAAGGAAAAATGATACATGGACTTTTACATCCTGAGGTAGGGCATATGATAGTTCCAAAACATCCAGAAGATGATTTTGAAGGGATATGTCCATTTCATAAAAATTGTCTTGAAGGTCTTGCTTGTGGTCCTGCAATTGAAAAAAGATGGGGTAAAAAAGGTCATGAATTGCCTGCTGATCATAAAGCATGGGATATTGAGGCTTACTATCTTTCAATAGCAGTAGTTGAAACAATAGTTATGCTTTCACCTGAAAAAATAATATTAGGTGGAGGAGTAATGAAGCAGTCTCAACTCTTTGAAAAAATAAGAAAACAGGTTAAAGAGATGCTAAATGGATATATCAATGTATCTGAAATAACTGAAAATATTGATGAATATATTATCTATCCAAAATTAGGGGATAATGCTGGAATATCAGGAGGATTAGCACTAGCTAAACAGGTTTTACAAAAATAG
- the deoC gene encoding deoxyribose-phosphate aldolase translates to MDKKEILKIVDHTLLGQASTWNEIKQILDDGIKYGTASACIPASFVKRAKDYVGDKLPICTVIGFPNGYNTTAVKVFETEDAIKNGAQEIDMVINVGDLKDKRYDAILDEIKAIHKACNGHILKVIIETALLTEEEKIKMCEIVTEAGAEYIKTSTGFSTGGATFEDVALMKKHVGKNVKIKAAGGISSLEDAEKFMELGANRLGTSRIVKIIKGEEAKGY, encoded by the coding sequence ATGGATAAGAAAGAGATATTAAAAATAGTAGACCACACACTTTTAGGACAAGCTTCTACTTGGAATGAGATAAAACAAATACTTGATGATGGAATAAAATATGGAACAGCTTCTGCATGTATTCCAGCTTCATTTGTAAAGAGAGCTAAGGATTATGTAGGAGATAAACTTCCTATCTGTACAGTTATTGGGTTCCCAAATGGATATAATACAACAGCTGTAAAAGTATTTGAAACTGAAGATGCTATAAAAAATGGTGCTCAAGAGATAGATATGGTTATCAATGTTGGAGATCTAAAAGATAAAAGATATGATGCTATATTAGATGAGATAAAAGCAATACATAAAGCATGTAATGGACATATATTAAAAGTTATTATTGAAACTGCACTTTTAACTGAAGAAGAAAAAATTAAAATGTGTGAAATAGTAACTGAAGCTGGAGCTGAATATATTAAAACATCAACTGGATTTTCAACAGGAGGAGCAACATTTGAAGATGTAGCTCTAATGAAAAAACATGTTGGAAAAAATGTTAAAATAAAAGCAGCTGGAGGAATCTCTTCACTTGAAGATGCTGAAAAGTTTATGGAGCTTGGAGCTAATAGACTTGGAACAAGCAGAATTGTAAAAATTATTAAAGGTGAAGAAGCAAAAGGATATTAA
- a CDS encoding phosphopentomutase, with the protein MKKYKRIFVIVMDSLGIGAMKDSAKYGDIGVDTLGHIAQSVPSLDIPNLQKMGIANLHPIKHVEKVEKPIGYYAALNEASVGKDTMTGHWEMMGLHIQKPFQTFTDTGFPKELISELEKRCGRKIVGNKSASGTAILDEYGEHEIATGDMIVYTSADSVLQICGHEKYMGLDNLYKYCEIARELTMKDEWKVGRIIARPYIGEKKGEFVRTSNRHDYALKPYGRTALNALKDAGLDVISVGKIADIFVEEGITKAYKSKSSVHGMEQTIEISNEDFTGLCFVNLVDFDALWGHRRNPQGYGQEIEKFDKNLGVLLPKLKEDDLLIITADHGNDPTYTGTDHTREQVPFLAYSPSMKGDGDLGTFDTFAIIGNTIADNFDVKMPENTIGHSILEKLK; encoded by the coding sequence ATGAAAAAATATAAAAGAATATTTGTCATAGTAATGGATTCATTAGGAATAGGAGCTATGAAAGATTCTGCTAAATATGGAGATATTGGAGTTGATACTTTAGGACATATTGCTCAATCAGTTCCATCTTTAGATATTCCTAATTTACAAAAAATGGGAATAGCAAATCTTCATCCAATAAAACATGTGGAAAAAGTTGAAAAACCAATAGGTTATTATGCAGCTTTAAATGAAGCAAGTGTTGGAAAAGATACTATGACAGGACACTGGGAAATGATGGGACTTCATATTCAAAAACCTTTCCAAACTTTTACTGACACAGGATTTCCAAAAGAATTAATTTCTGAACTTGAGAAAAGATGTGGAAGAAAGATAGTTGGAAACAAATCTGCAAGTGGAACAGCAATACTTGATGAATATGGAGAACATGAAATAGCAACAGGGGATATGATAGTTTATACAAGTGCTGACTCAGTTCTACAAATATGTGGACATGAGAAATATATGGGACTTGACAATCTATATAAATATTGTGAAATTGCAAGAGAACTTACTATGAAAGATGAATGGAAAGTAGGTCGTATCATTGCAAGACCTTATATAGGAGAGAAAAAGGGAGAGTTTGTAAGAACTTCTAATAGACATGACTATGCTTTAAAACCTTATGGAAGAACAGCATTAAATGCATTAAAAGATGCAGGTTTAGATGTTATCTCTGTAGGTAAAATAGCAGATATATTTGTTGAAGAAGGAATTACTAAAGCTTATAAATCAAAAAGTTCAGTTCATGGAATGGAACAGACTATTGAGATATCAAATGAAGACTTTACAGGACTTTGTTTTGTAAACTTAGTTGACTTTGATGCTCTTTGGGGACATAGAAGAAATCCACAAGGATATGGTCAAGAGATAGAAAAATTTGATAAGAATTTAGGAGTTTTACTTCCAAAATTAAAAGAGGATGATCTTTTAATTATAACAGCTGACCATGGTAATGACCCAACTTACACAGGAACAGACCATACAAGAGAACAGGTACCATTCTTAGCTTATTCACCATCTATGAAAGGTGATGGAGATCTTGGAACTTTTGATACTTTTGCAATAATAGGAAATACTATTGCAGATAACTTTGATGTAAAGATGCCTGAGAATACAATTGGACATTCTATACTTGAAAAATTGAAATAG
- the deoD gene encoding purine-nucleoside phosphorylase: MMTPHNNAKLGDIAKNVLMPGDPLRAKFIAETFLKDVRQVNTVRNMFAFTGTYKGKEITVMGSGMGMASIGIYSYELFKFYGVENIIRVGSAGAYIDSLDLYDVVLANSAWSQSTFARTQNGYNEDTEYPSEALNEKIKKAAGKLNIPLHLEKLHSSDVFYTESNVDGYKEISEKYGCACVEMESFALFHNAKVLGKNAACLLTISDSFTSQKQTTAEERQTAFTKMIEIALETFVD; the protein is encoded by the coding sequence ATAATGACACCACATAATAACGCGAAATTAGGAGATATAGCTAAAAACGTTTTAATGCCAGGAGACCCACTAAGAGCTAAATTTATAGCTGAGACTTTTCTTAAAGATGTAAGACAAGTTAATACAGTTAGAAATATGTTTGCATTTACTGGAACATACAAAGGAAAAGAGATAACTGTTATGGGTTCAGGAATGGGAATGGCATCAATAGGAATTTACTCATATGAATTATTCAAATTCTACGGAGTTGAAAATATAATAAGAGTTGGATCAGCTGGAGCTTATATTGACTCACTTGATCTATATGACGTTGTACTTGCAAACAGTGCTTGGAGCCAATCAACATTTGCACGTACTCAAAATGGATATAATGAAGATACTGAATATCCAAGTGAAGCATTAAATGAAAAAATTAAAAAAGCAGCTGGAAAATTAAATATTCCTTTACACTTAGAAAAATTACACTCAAGTGATGTATTCTATACAGAATCAAATGTTGACGGATATAAAGAAATAAGTGAAAAATATGGATGTGCTTGTGTAGAGATGGAAAGTTTCGCACTATTCCATAATGCAAAAGTATTAGGTAAAAATGCAGCTTGCTTACTTACAATCTCAGATTCATTTACTTCACAAAAACAAACAACTGCTGAAGAAAGACAAACAGCTTTTACTAAAATGATAGAGATAGCTTTAGAAACTTTTGTTGATTAA
- the cdd gene encoding cytidine deaminase, translating into MDIFKEYKDILDKAFEAMENAYAPYSKYHVGACVKTKDGKYHIGANIENASYGLTNCAERSTLFHVYSLGYRQKDIESMALVTGGNTLGTPCGACRQVMVELLNRDTPVVIANKHNKAMVTTIEELLPYSFTDDDLK; encoded by the coding sequence ATGGATATTTTTAAAGAGTATAAAGATATACTAGATAAAGCATTTGAAGCAATGGAAAATGCATATGCACCATATTCAAAATATCATGTTGGAGCATGTGTAAAAACTAAAGATGGAAAGTATCATATAGGTGCTAATATAGAAAATGCATCATATGGACTTACAAACTGTGCTGAGAGAAGTACACTATTTCATGTATACTCTCTTGGATATAGACAAAAAGATATTGAGTCTATGGCTCTTGTAACTGGAGGAAATACTCTAGGAACACCTTGTGGAGCTTGTAGACAGGTAATGGTAGAGCTTTTAAATAGAGATACACCTGTAGTTATTGCTAATAAACACAATAAAGCTATGGTAACAACTATTGAAGAACTTTTACCATATTCATTTACTGATGATGATTTAAAATAG